Genomic window (Psilocybe cubensis strain MGC-MH-2018 chromosome 1, whole genome shotgun sequence):
GGGGATATTCCATCAGGGAGCTGGGTCTACGTCGGTCGGACCTCGTCATCTCCACCAAGCTTTTCTGGGGCGTCGGGCGAAAGAGCCCCAACGACGGAGGCCTCACCCGCAAACAGTGAGCAATTCTCACGAGAACATCAAAGAAGCTAAATTAAAATCAATACGAGCATCATTGAGGGAACGCGGGAATCCCTTGCCAGATTGCGTCTGACCTATGTCGACATCATTTTTGCTCACAGGCCTGATCCACACGGTGTGTATTTATGCTGCACTTTCTCCCGCGCCGGTTGCATTGATATTTCGCCTTTATAAAGTTTCGATGGAAGAAACGGTCCGAGCATTTAACTATGTGATTGAACAAGGCTGGGTGAGTTTGCACCGGCATGGTTTATAGGATTGCGACCGCTAAATCGTCACAGGCATTCTACTGGGGCACATCAGAATGGGGTGCTCGTGAAATCGAAGAAGCGCACCGTATGTTTCGGTCTAATTTCTGTATAAATCTCTAATCCCTATTCCCGAAGACATTGCTGCTAAACTGCACCTCATCGGCCCAATCGCTGAGCAATGCCAGCACAAGTACGTCCTATAGAATGCTGCTGTGATACTTTCTTACTTTTGACTTCAGCATGTTAACTCGTGAACGTCCGGAGAAGGAATACGCGTAATTAACCCTGCGTTATATTCTATATTTCTTTTAATGAAAATTTTATAGGGCGCTCTACAAGAAATACCACATGAGCACCACAGTATTCTCACCATTGCAGTTCGGTGTCCTCACAGGAAAGGTCCGCAGTTTTCTGGCGTTATTTCCACAAGTTCTTAACCACCACTACATAGTATCTTGACGGGATCCCTGCCGACTCTCGCTTGTCAACTAGTGCACACGAGCTTGACTGGCTTTTCAAGGAACTCGAAAGCCCCCAAGGAAAGCAGAACATgctcaaagtcaaagaacTGATGAAGTTCGCTCAAGAAGGTACGTTATTGCCTACTGCACAGAAACAGCCCTAATCAAACTATTCAATAGAACTTCAAACTAACCTAGCCAcacttgcacttgcatgGGTAGCCAGAAATCCGAACACAGCGACCGTCATCCTTGGAGCTTCGAAGTCTAGCCAGATTACAGACAACATTAAGGCTCTCGAGCTTATCCCCAAACTGACGCCCGAGGTTCTGCACAAACTCGATAAGATTTTGGACAATGCGCCTGAGGCTTTAGTACGTCTATCCTACTGACTTGTGTACTTTTTTTACCATCCTGACGTATCCACTCAGCCTTCGTACGGAAGGCCCTTGCTGGATAGATTTGGTCGAATCTGATTCCTTATGACCGCAAATCCCTTGCAAATAACAGGACAATGCTCAAGCATCTTTAGAATTTGTGGACATATAGAATCAAATTTTAGTTTCCCTACGCAGACAAATTTGTCGGCAAACATTTGTCAGTAAGCTTAGTTCCAGGGATGCTGACCGGGACCCTGAACGGCTATTTGGTTCTATTTGCTGATATGGACTCTTTGACGTATGCCTTTTCTGCGTGTCATAAAGGATACCCGTGTTCGTTTGCAAATACACTGTGATCTACAAGGCCCGTCGCTGTACTGATGAACGGAGACTCGGAATGCGTGCATCGCTTTTTGTCAATCATACTTCAACTGATGACTGCACAAACTGACAGTGTATACTTCCCAAAATTCACATCATCATTTCAGCGATTCCATCCAATGTCATGTTCCCTGTGTTCCAGAACCCGGGGAGACTTAATTGTACAAAACCTCGACTTTTGGAAAGCGCCTTGGGAGCTCCAGGTATCAGCTGACAAAGACCCATGCGGCGAAAGCTGCCGAACGTCTTGCGAATGGCGTGACGGCGGCCTCCCATTTGGCAATCATTTGCGTAATCGGCCCCTAAATAACTCATCCACGCCGTTATCGATTCATTTTTAGCTATCTGTCCTTCCTTTGTCCATGGATGGTCTAATGGCTCCCCTTGTGCGCAACGTCCAAATATATGACGTGCATCATACTTATAAATCCTCTTTAAAATTCGACTGAATCGCTTTTCCTTTCTGCCTGGCTTCCCACAGAATCATCTTGCAACTACTAACCATCTACTGCGATGTCCGTTCTTCAATCATGGCCCGTAGAACGCGAGTTCGATCCCAAGAACATGCCCTTCCGTCGCTTGGGGCCTAGCGGTCTGCGCGTTCCAGTTTTTTCTCTGGGAGGATGTACGTGAttaagaaggaaaagaatcTTATTCATTTACTGAATCGAGATTTATCAGGGCTGACTCTAGGAGGCACCATTAAGGGAGATCCAGTGAAGGTATATGGCGCTATTTCATCAGATAATGAGATGGAATTGATGTAGATGGACAGGAAATTATGAAAGTTGCCTTTGAGAATGGGATCAATATGTTCGATACTGCCGAGGCGTACGCAGGCGGCAAGTCGGAGGAAGAGATGCGAGTGCTATTAAAATGACTATCGATGTCGCAAATAGCTGATTTTAAACTATAGGGGACGGGTCATTCGGGAGCTGGGGCTTCGTCGCACTGACTTGGTCATCACAACTAAGATTTTCTGGGGCCCTCGTCACGGTCCCAACGATCAGGGTCTATCTCGCAAGCAGTAAGTCGGAAGACCAAAATCATGAAAAAACGTGTTAATTGACGTATTCGTTTGTTTGTAGTATTATTGAGGGCACCCAGGAGTCTCTTGCTCGTCTGGGCCTCGATTATGTGGATGTCATCTTCGCGCATAGGCATGATCAAAACGGTGGGTCATTGAACGTCACGCTAACTTAATGAGACTCATTGAATACAAACAGTTTCTATGGAGGAAATTGTTCGTGCATTCAACTATGTCATCGAAAAGGGATGGGTAAGCAAACGATAAGCACTGAtgtcttgattttttatCTCATCTTTTATACAAGGCTCTTTATTGGGGAACTTCGGAATGGACTGCACGAGAAATCGAAGAGGCTCATCGTCAGTCTTCATTCATAACGACTATAAAAATAGCGCTAACGATTATATTCATTATTTAGATGTTGCCAACAAGTTGAACCTTATTGCTCCAGTGGCCGAGCAATGCAAGCACCAGTTCGTTCTGCATTTTCCCTCGTGCATTTTCTAAACTTAACTTTATTGCCTACAGCATGTTCCACCGCGACCGGCCAGAGAAAGAATACGGGTGAATAGTCACCTCTAAATAATTTACGGTCAGAAAACTGAATAGTTCAATAGCCCTCTGTACAAGAAATACCACATGGGTACCACGACTTGGTCTTCACTTGCCGGTGGACTACTGACCGGGAAGGTAAGCACGCTATCTCAAATTGAGGCCTTAAGAAGCGAGTTTCATGCCCTCACGAATTTTAGTATAACGATGGCATTCCCAAAGACTCCCGATTCGATACCCATAGCAACTTCTTGAAAGAGGATTTGAAGAGATACGAAAGCCCAGAAGGTAAAGAACAGATCAGAAAAGTGAAGGAATTGACAAAATTGGCGGAGGAAAGTAAGTGGTTGGATTATCTCCGACTTGTCAAGATCGGTGAGAACTGATGTTTACAAATCTCAGAACTTTCGACTTCCGTCGCAACGCTTGCTCTTGCGTGGGTGgcaaaaaacacaaacactTCGACGGTCATCCTTGGTGCCACGAAACCCGAGCAAATTTTAGAAAATCTTAAAGCAATCGACGTTATTCCCAAGTTGACACCTGAGATCATgagagaaattgaagaaatcctTGCCAACGCACCTGATGCCGCTGTATGTTCATTCAGTCCGATTTTTGGGGATACTGAGAGCAATATTCTGATTGTTAATTTCAGCCAACTTTCGGGAGACCCCTCTTGGACCGGTTTGGTAGAGTCTAACGTATTCGTGGAGATAT
Coding sequences:
- a CDS encoding Putative voltage-gated potassium channel subunit beta, with the translated sequence MATPLQDWPVQREYDPKGMPFRRLGPSGLRVPVFSFGGWLTLGGSLDKDATKELIKTAFEAGINMFDTSENYANGKCEEVLGYSIRELGLRRSDLVISTKLFWGVGRKSPNDGGLTRKQPDPHVSMEETVRAFNYVIEQGWAFYWGTSEWGAREIEEAHHIAAKLHLIGPIAEQCQHNMLTRERPEKEYAALYKKYHMSTTVFSPLQFGVLTGKYLDGIPADSRLSTSAHELDWLFKELESPQGKQNMLKVKELMKFAQEELQTNLATLALAWVARNPNTATVILGASKSSQITDNIKALELIPKLTPEVLHKLDKILDNAPEALPSYGRPLLDRFGRI
- a CDS encoding Putative voltage-gated potassium channel subunit beta — encoded protein: MSVLQSWPVEREFDPKNMPFRRLGPSGLRVPVFSLGGWLTLGGTIKGDPVKEIMKVAFENGINMFDTAEAYAGGKSEEEMRLILNYRGRVIRELGLRRTDLVITTKIFWGPRHGPNDQGLSRKHIIEGTQESLARLGLDYVDVIFAHRHDQNVSMEEIVRAFNYVIEKGWALYWGTSEWTAREIEEAHHVANKLNLIAPVAEQCKHHMFHRDRPEKEYGPLYKKYHMGTTTWSSLAGGLLTGKYNDGIPKDSRFDTHSNFLKEDLKRYESPEGKEQIRKVKELTKLAEEKLSTSVATLALAWVAKNTNTSTVILGATKPEQILENLKAIDVIPKLTPEIMREIEEILANAPDAAPTFGRPLLDRFGRV